TCCGAATGCGACGCGGATTGCGCTTATTTAGCAAGCTAAACGAATATTCTACAGGGGTGGCTTTTCTTTGGGATATTAGTCATTGtagccttgaatttctgaggcgaaTGTTCCAACGCAATGCCTGGTTTGCTGCAAAAGTTTGGCATGCCAATTCCTTGCATTTTTTCAATATTGACTACTAACTGGGTGATTATCGAAAGATCTAATCGACCTCACATGAAGCTGCGCAATTTGGGCTGATCAAACTTTTGAAACGAAGGAAGCATGCCCACACAAAAGTTATACATGGTTATATTTTGGAACAAAGGAAGCATGCCCACACAAAAGTGGCCTGATCCATGTCTTTTGATTTGGAAACTAATGCTTGGGATGAAGCTAAAGATGTTCTCCATGGCTTTTGATCTCGGATGGACTAAACACCTGCAATATGCTCGGGAGAAGGGGTTTCGGTCTCTCAACATAACCAGTTCAAATTTCTGTACACCAAGTTCGTTTGTGACAGTCGACACATAATTTAGCTAGTTTGTCATTTCAATATTACTAGCTAGTTTGTCTTGTAACTAGCAAAGTCGCAGTACTTTTTAGTGGTGTGTATTTGATTACATAATAATTGATCAATagagcagtctgaacctgctttttGGCTCTTGCCATGCTCAACTTATTATATGATGAAATGCAAGAGGATATATGCTTGCACCCAAATGAAGATAAATTTTACAATATACTGCATATTTGGCAAATACAACAAGATGATTAACTGGATAACAAAATTATCATTTCACAGCACGAAAACATGCAGAGGCACTATCTGATCTCGTAAACCAAAAGCACAAGGCAAAAAATGCCCAACTGAAGCCTGGCTAAGCATTCAATTCCAGGTTAATGTATTTGCCCTCTGAATGAAACCTACTACACACTTGCTGTCCAGAAGAAACACCAGCAGTTGGATTTTGCCGAAGATTCAATTGACCGGTAGATACCAAAAGATGATCCATTTGACCACATGATACTAAGAAGAGAGTTACTGCATATACAAGTCATCCTCTACATGTTATATCATCAACTAGTCTCTATCTGTTCGCGGCTGCAGGATTCGTAAGCATGTATAGGATTGCATAGCCTGATAGCACGGTTAGAACCCTTGATCCTCGGAACATCATGCTTCGGGTCGACCGATCAGGGTTGTTGGGGGAGGCCGGGGAACTTCCCCATTGGGGTGTCTGTGGCGGCGACAAGGTACTTGCCCAAGTCATGGCGACACTTTGGGCACTTGGCCACCTTGTAGAACCACGGCAAGATGCAGTCGCAGTGGAAGGAGTGGGAGCACGGCAGCCTCACCCTCACGGTGGTGTCACTGTCGTCATTGGTGTCACTGTCGTCCCTGACAAAATCCTCCATGCATATAGGGCAGTCGGTCGGCGTCGCCGCGAATAGGCATCGAGTCACCGTGGCACGCTCGTCACACGCCAGAAGCAGCGCCTTGGGCTCTCTGTAGATGACCTCCACCCGGATGGTCAGAGACATTTCCATGTTGTAGCGGAGGGTGACGCCGCCGTTCTCATCGGTGTCACGGCGGGATCCGTCCGCCACGAACGTGGCCAGATCGTGGGGAAGGAAGGTGTCCCAGTTGTCGGCGGCAAGGTCGATGTCGCAGAGGAGCGGCTTCTGCGCGAGCATCTGATGGATGGTGTCGCGGCAGACCAAGTAGCTTCGGAAGAAGGCGTTGGGATCAAAGAGCTCAAAGGCCTGGTTGAATTTCCTTGGAGCATCCTCGTGCAGGAGGGTGGGTCTCCTCGGCCCTCCCACTGCCTGCAGTGTGTAGCGCGCCAGCAGGTTGCCGTGCAGGAGGACGCGGCACCTGTGACCTTCGCTCGGGTTGATGATGATGTCTCGCTTGATACTCCCTTCTCCACTGAGACGTCACTCTGTCGCCGCTGCGGCCACCAGCGATATTCTGCTCAATGGCGGCCAAGGCATGCCTTGTGGCTGTCCAGGAAGCTCGAATCAGGCTGGACCTGAGAAGAAACAGAGCACGGTCGTGTGATGTCCTGGCTGAATCAGAGGACGACATTGCCTAAGGAAATAAAATGGGCAAAAGGAGGAGTGTATAAATTAAAATTAAAATATAAATTAAAATTAACCCTGACAGCATACTTGGTTATCCAGTGCAAAAATGGGTTCCCTTTTAAACTATGGAACAGAAGGAATCATCATCAGCCGTAAATGCAAGTCAGCTTCTCTTCATACAGAATAGAAGACGTCTTGGAAGCATGAACCACACCTTATATATATGTGCTAATCTGATgagagcattttcttttcaatttaATCGCGCAGTGCCAACATCCGCACCCATAGATGTTTTGTTTGTGTACGAataatagaatttttttcttctaaaatttAATGAACAAAGTTTAAGGTCCATAGGCTCCTATATATCCTGTCGAACATAGAATTCTACTACATTGGCTGAACAAATTGGCATTTCAACTTTCCCAGAGGCATTATCGCAAACACCTTGCGAGCGGGCTCAGAGCGCGCACCTGCGGCATAGACTATGCTAATCGCAAGCAAGCGAAGCAACCATCACGATTCACAAACGCCACATGCAATTGCAAAAAAATTGGGCGGAACGGAGGCTGAAGGAGAGgctgaggggggagggagggaggagggtgaAGGTGGGATGGAGCATTACCTTTCTGGGGAACAATCAGGGCTGGAGAAGCGGTGCTCGGCGGTGGAGTAGCGGGGAGGCGCGGAGGCGGTCCGCCCGGCGGTGGTcgacggggaggaggcggcggcagcggcgactcGAACCTCCCTCGGGTTGCGGCGCACCGTCCCTAGCTGCGGCCGCCGCAGAGTGGCTCGCGCGCTTCGCTTCGGTCGGGTGGAGTCCAAACCTGGCCACATGGGCCGGTCCTGGCGTGCCTGGTCTGTGATGGGCCTGGCCCGGCACGATCCCCTTTTTTTACTTTTATACTTCCCAATAGGATGAATATAGGCCCAAAATAGCCCAATAGGCGAATCATACACGGGCTAGCGGGCTAAACATGCCGTCGGACCAGTCCGTTTACTAAGGGAGTCGTTTGCCTAAAAAAAAAAACTAAGGGGGTCGTTCATCTTGCTAGGCAAGTCCTCATCTTTATTGGAGTCTGAATGTGACGTGGATTGCGCTTATATTGAGCAAGTTGAACACGTTCTATTGGGGCAGTTTTTCTTTGGGACATTAGTAATTGAGGCTACGAAATTCTAGGGAgactgcttcaaagcaatgcctggTTTGTTGCACAAGTTTGGCAGGTCAATGTCTggcattttttttttcaaatatcgACTACTAAATGGTTGGTTACCGAATGATTTAGCCAACATCACATAAAGTTGCGTAATTTTGGCAAGTCTTGGCTTTATCATTAGTGGTGTGTTTCATTAAAAAAATCATTTCCTTTTCACAAAAATGCTAGCATTTTGAAGTTGCTGGTTTTTCACACAAAATGAGAAAAAATGTACAAGCAATGAGGTTGCATGTGTGCCCTGAAATAAAATGGGGGCGTAGAATGTCTACATCGTTAACGCGTGGCATGTCAATTGGTAGGCAATTTGGGTAGGGGGGAAATTGACTTTTTTTCTTCATGGTGAGGTTTGTCGGCCCTCCCCTGCCGTCCTAAACCAAGGGCTTATGGATTCGGTTCCCtaatcaatctctcttctctctcttgtgGGTCATGCGCTCCACCCCTCAGATCAGGGCAtgactgattgtttgattgctTCATACTTCCACGGAGGAGAAGAGGTAATCATCGAATTTAATCCCCTATCCTAGCGGGTAGAGTAGTGTTCCTTCGAAGATGCGACAGACTTCGTCGACCTCTTTGTGCCGCATGCCGAAACGTAATCGTTGTTGGTTCTTGTTCCAGGGTAAATCCTATTTGTTGCTTGTTGCCACTGAGTGTGGTGCAATCACAAAATGGCGGGTTGGCCAGACTACCACTTTTTCCGGGTTTTAAGAAGGTTCTAGaaggatttcattttttttcatttcatttttgttgttttctttgtctgttattttttatttctttcttgtaCATTTCTACATTTTCTATTTGAGTTATTTTTTTTACGTTTTAGAATGGTTTTATTTACCtttatttttatttaaaaaaatacaaaaatttcaaaaatattcacaaCCTAAAAAAATCAGATGTTTAAAggaatgttcacaaattttaaaaaatcttCACAAAGATTTTTCTAAAATGTACGTGAATATAGATTGACGGAAAAACTAAAGTAACCTAAAAAACTAGGAACTGAATCAAAAACCAATGAAAATTAGAGGAAGTGATAAATGTAAAAGAATACTTACTGCTACGTAATTTATTTATCATTTACAACACAAAATTTCTGTAGAGCCCCTTTATTTATAGGAATGCAAtcatattcctatggaggaattcttcctatccttcacatttcataggaaaataaatattagcctagactcaatgggaaaaaaatcctatgatgtgaatcaaagggcatctcctttcctattAATTTCTGCTCATAGGAtttaagatacatgtcatctcatttcctatgattttcctattgctacgattttcctacactACGAACCAAGTGAGGCCTGAGATCCCATGATGAGGGTGTCATGTCTCTTCTCGAGAGCAAGAACAACCAACATAGTATAGATGGACAAGTGGCTGCTCCAGTTTTAGCCCATCACCCCATCCCTACCGCCACCATATTATTGGCTTACAATTCAAGGTATTTGCTTAACAACATATGTTCTAGAGTTTTATAGAATGATATGTAAAGATATTAAAATAGTTATGACACATAGAATGTACAATAAGACATCTCATGATACATATTAATTATCAAAAAATTGTTTTAAGATCCAAGGGTTCAATTGAACCAAACGTTCTCTTAGGAATATTTCAGACAAGGACCTAAAGAAAAAGTGAATGTAACTCTTGACGCAAAATACAATTTTGGTTGATACAAATGTATTTGCAAATACATGGCAAAAGTTATGACAAATAACATTGCACTGTAAATTTTACTGTGGAGTTAGCAGCAACATCTCTGGGCCGACGAGCTATGATGTAGACCAACAACAAGGAATTGAGAATATTTTTCATTGTTTTATTAAATAGCGTTGAGTGAGGGTCTGAGTTGTGCAGTTCAAGAGCGAGGGCCGAGTAGCATCACGGGGAAAACATGAAATTTGAATGTTTCCATCTTCCACATTGTATTGCcctaatattttttgtttttagatATCAAATGGAGTCAACCAAATTCCGAGCATTTTAACAGCCGAGTTAGAAGTATAGCAAGAACTAAACACGTCTTATGTAGACAAATTCAATCATGAACATCAAGGTTGGATCACATGTCGTTTTTATTGCGGAAAGAAAAAAATATGATTCTTTTATGTCATCAGACTCACTTAGTATGTCTTTTTCTCATGTTACACATGACCATTTAGACAATGTTCTTTTCTTTTTATGTTACTCATGGTCATTTTTCTTGTTTTTTGGCGAACTATTTTGACATGATTCGTTGATTATTTTTGTATGTGAAATGAGTTAAATATGTGAACCTTAATTATGGGTGTGTCAGTATTTCCCCCTCAAATAGTACATTATTTAGCATAAACCATTACAAATGGGGTTGCCTTTGTAGTAGATCAtcaattttctttttttttgtcaaACATCAGAAcatagtatgtttttttttgtgcaggaagcacaaccagcttaaTGATCCGATACCAAGGCACTCCAGATCACTTGTTGAGGTGTGTCATGTCGGTGTATCCTGAAAATGAGAATGATAACCAACCTAGAAGAGAAGAAATGGAGGTTCTCATATCGGGATTCAACTTATTTAGTCCCACATCGTTGTTTGCATAGTTTCATCTATATACAGTCTCATGGTTTTTTCCATTTTGAATAAGTGGCATATGCAAGGGCCATTTGTTGCCAAGGCAAGGATGTCTTTTCCCCCCTTTTTAGCTGGAGTAATATTAGCATTTTCTTTTCCACGTAAAAATATTTTCTTTTCACAAAATGCTATCATTTTAATGTTGTTTTTCTTTTCACACAAAATGTAAAAGGGAAAAAAGGTACTAGCAACAGGGTCGCGTGTGTGCCTGGAACTATAATTGGGGCATATAATGTTTACAACAATGATGGGTAACAATTttggttttatttacttttattttttatttgaaaaGATCATAGAATTTCAAAATTATTCACATCCTTAGAAACCAGAGATTTtaagaaatgttcacaaattttaaaaaatctaCACAAGTATTTTCAAAAAATGTACATGAATATaaattgatcgaaaaattaaagtaACCCAAAAAATTGGTAACTGAACCAAAAACCAAAGAAAATTAGAGAAAGTAAAAAACATAAAAATAACCGACTGCTACGAATTTATCATTTACAGTACAAAGCACTATGTGAAGGAACCAAGACACAAGGCAAACATGCCCTCCTGAAGGCTGAGGATTCAGACGATGGATACTGGAAGACATAATGAACACATCTACTCCAGCACACAGATGGAACTCTTCAACACCCGTGAAACTAAGGACACATCATCTACATGAACCAGAGAAAATAAGCACATAAACCATAATCTATATTTTTGTTCTTCGATCCTCCATAAGCAGAAACTAAAGAAATAATTTATAGAtgttagaattgtgtcgaatattattgtacaaggtaggttacagttggacttggtttgggactgtgtgtagacagggtaggagtcgtgtccaagtaggacacttgtatcctagacctctcatatatagcgagggtagacacacgatgtaacctatgccaacataatagcacgggcatgcgggggagccggcggcgtgtgccggcgcccgggcggccgtggtgcggtattgtgacggtgtcacggggagaagcgcccgtagtcaagccccggggatgtagccatatcggtgaacctcgttaacaaatctcggtgtcatgctTGTGTGACTGCTTGGTCCTCGGTTGATCGACGGAACGCCTcaaatttattctaacaagtggtatcatgagcaaggttcgatTTGAGGTTGCGGATTTGTTGATCAAAGGAGAGCGACGGGGATCTGCTGCAGATTGGCACGATATTCGCGTGGGATGTCGGCAGGGATCGAAGAACGTCGGGTATTAAGCGATCGGAAGCAATAGGCGACGGCAGCGGCGCAAGTGCATACATGAAGCGTTGGGGACGAGATCGCAACCGGATCGGAGCGGCGACGGCAGCGGCAGCGCTAGGCCAGATGCGCGAGTTGGCGAGCGCAGCACGCGCGTGTGGATGGGCCAAGCGGGACTCCGCAGTCCAGGCGTACAGCAATCGAAAGGTGGCCGAGACAGGCCGGCCCTAGGCGGCAGCGTAAGGTCCATTATGGGCCTGTAACACGAGATGCAGTCTGGCAAGGCCAATGCGGGCAGGCTGAGGCACGCAATTGCTTGCTGTGGTAAAGCTGGGACGCGTGGCGAGTTACTTAATTGTGCGACGCAGAAAAGGGGCGTCAGAGAACACCATGATGCGTGCATTGATGAGCAGGAAAGATAGTAAATCAAGTCTACAGTAGTGAGGTGTGGTGGACATGCAATGCTTTACACGGAGAAGGCTACAAGGGATGTTGTTTTGACTTTCTTTGCTTTGTACATGGGTTGTACGTGATGGCAGCATGAAGGTGTGTCGAGACGCGGCGTCGCATGTTCATATAAGATCAACAGGAGTTGGCGAGTGGATCCACGGTTATTTTTTGGTCTGATGGATACATGTTTTCTCAAGTGTTGCATTAAGGATGTGATCTGTTTGTGCGAAGGATTGCTTGATTGTGTAGCGGAATGCCAAGTTGATGAAGATGGATGTGTGCAACGAGGATGGCGACGTGCGTATATGGTTCGGAGGAGTCTGGAGTGCGTCGTGACAGGGATCATGCATACACAGGGCGTCAAGGCAATGCACAGATGTGCGAGGCGGACACGACGCAGGGTGGAGCATGGTGCAGCCGGATAATTTCGGCTGGGTCGGATTGGACAGTCTGATGGATCGACGGCAAAGTCGGTCAAAGCAGAAAACGGTGGAGATTTCAGCGacaacgacataggagcgtgatgctgatggtggccgacttctggggcgtggaaacatgtggtgcaggcctgagggcttgtgcagcttcgacaagactatggcgcaggATTGATTCAAGGTTGTGTACACATGAGAGATTGAAGTCGACAAGGCGCGGGGGTGgcacgtacaaccaccatggagtcatgttgaaggtggagctggagtccggcggaagacttcactctgtgctgatggaggggctacggcgtaagaattcggagagtcgaagcctatttcagcgggatagcAAGAGACACGTGGTTTCAGACTGGGTATCAATGGTTTGAAGGAGatgtgatactcggcatcggtcggtgatgatcggtggttctctgCAGTAGGTGTCTGAGTGACGTGGGTTCGCGACCTTGGGAGTCTCGACTAGGACAGCAGAGGCTCAacgcggtgatagcggcgaggcgtgcggtaagtaCGGGACACAATGACAGGCCAAGGCACTGGTGGTCAGACATGTGGTCAGGCAAATTGTGCagggggtgctgaagcagtgttgacgagtaccagattcgagttggtgactgggtctatcggtgccggttgatggacaagagttgaccatggagaatctgagaaagtggcgggAAGTCTGGAATTGTCAAAACAgagagagtacatggccgtatattctgtggtgttcagtgcacatggcaaagtgcggatgacaaatacagaaggaggcggagtgctataaCTGTGAGACATGCCAGAGACTATCCGGAAGAAGGGTGAGACAACTGCaaatttgactcagggtgacacagggcgacggtgaaattccttcaagtttcagacagacggtcaagaaagagcggtgatgttgagttcagctaACTCTTATATATGGCGTCCAAtacgtgagttgttcactttcatgcagatagtggtcggtgtgtgatggcgttgaacggattctccggaagttgggagcacggactagagtaacaaggaacttaattttgctcgagtgttgactgtggtcaagaaaaggaggaactacaagttgcaggtggagtcacatggagtatgggagta
Above is a window of Triticum dicoccoides isolate Atlit2015 ecotype Zavitan chromosome 5B, WEW_v2.0, whole genome shotgun sequence DNA encoding:
- the LOC119306853 gene encoding E3 ubiquitin-protein ligase RNF181-like, whose product is MLAQKPLLCDIDLAADNWDTFLPHDLATFVADGSRRDTDENGGVTLRYNMEMSLTIRVEVIYREPKALLLACDERATVTRCLFAATPTDCPICMEDFVRDDSDTNDDSDTTVRVRLPCSHSFHCDCILPWFYKVAKCPKCRHDLGKYLVAATDTPMGKFPGLPQQP